One Salvia splendens isolate huo1 unplaced genomic scaffold, SspV2 ctg965, whole genome shotgun sequence DNA segment encodes these proteins:
- the LOC121791914 gene encoding uncharacterized protein LOC121791914, with translation MATGKTPNENPSSIASTPAAASCRKKKSESATFLEDVKDHIDEFIHASMDEHKTCFQKTIKKMFGMSKAVAEKNSEAKEIESSLPLRTTVAE, from the exons ATGGCAACTGGAAAGACTCCAAACGAGAACCCCTCATCCATAGCTTCTACGCCAGCTGCAGCTTCATGTCGGAAGAAGAAGAGTGAAAGTGCAACTTTCCTAGAGGATGTGAAAGACCACATTGATGAATTCATCCATGCTTCTATGGACGAACACAAGACTTGTTTCCAAAAGACAATCAAGAAG ATGTTCGGGATGTCAAAAGCTGTTGCAGAGAAGAACTCTGAGGCCAAGGAAATTGAAAGTTCTTTGCCTCTTCGAACGACTGTTGCTGAGTAA